The genome window AGGATTTACTTAAAGCTTGAAGATATCTAaactggacctttgtgaaaacagccacaacatCCAGGAAAAAATGCCAACACTTATGGGTGATGAGGAAAAGAAGATGaaatgcaacaacattgtgattacATTAGTGTCTGGAGCATgcgagaaactcaggaggattttcaaaaAACTCCACATCCCTGTGTGTTTGAATCCTAGGACCAtgctaagacagatactggtctACCAGACAGACCATACatccaaacacaagaaaagtaaTGTAGTGTATGCTGttcaatgcagtgaggaatgcacagacctgtatatggaaacaaaacaaccactacacaaacacatggctcatCACAGAagggtcaagactcagcagtctacttacatctgaaggataagGGACACTCTTTCAaggacaaaatgttcatttgttttttggacagggaggacagatggtttgaaagaggagccATAGCAGCCATTTACACCAAAGTAGAGAAACCATATCTCAACAGAGGAGGAGGGCTGAGACagcacttatcccccacttacaatgctgtcctttcatcccttcccaggAGATTGAACAAACGCTCACATTCGGCCTCATGCAAACGACGGCCGTTTATACTTGGCCTCAGGCGACTCCAGTGACTGTAATGACTGTCGGTACAACATTGTTTATTACATCTACCAACgcattatgcacacacacacacacacacacacacacaccacacacatatgcacacacacacacacacacacacacacatttactatAGAAAGGTATATTGCATCTTTTCTTTACTAATTGTTTAAAATTAGATTATGTCCCAATGCCATGACTGTACACTCATCCATGATCGATTGTTAAGCTAGTGAGTTAAACTGCCATAAGCAGCATGAAGAGAGCATGAAGAGGCAAATTTGTTTTGCAagcaaaagtgttgtgttttttttctatttacaaCTGAACCGCTTGGAGCTTTtgcatatttaattaaaaaaaaaatgtttttgcttggAAATTGTTTCTTTATAGGCAGTAACATATCTCagagtttgtctgtttgtctgtttcttctCAGACCAGAAGCCAACAGTAGTTAAAGATGGCTATCTGCTGTGTCCAGCTCCTGCTCTGCATGAGGTTGGACAgtaagtcaacacacatgcGCATATACACAAAATGTTCGTAAGCTTGAGCTTGATGACAGCACAAGGCAAAAAACCTAGACTATAATTAAACATGTAATTACAACTACATTTATTGTGTAACAACAGTGTAGCATTCTggtcattattatttaaaattaatggTGTACAGTTGCAGTCAtccacaaaataaacagtaaccACAAAAATGTCCACACTTGTGTTTGAATGCCCACAGTAGTGACCGAAACTTTCATTATACATGGTCACATGGTCAGTTTTTTGTCTCATCTGTCCTTGTTTTTCTCTAGTTTGTAGCTTCTTTGTTGTAAAACCCTTGTGAATATCAGCCTTTTCTCACTCATACTGAGCCTGTGTTTGccataaatagaaaaatacattcatttttgtcaaaGCAAACTCCTTCTGGAAAGCAATTTAGCGTGACATTATTTCATAACATCACTACCTACTCAACATTTTTTCCTTTGTCTAATCATAACACTCGGACTGTGCAAATACAGGTGGTTGAAATGAGAAATTTGTTGTGTGCATAATGGAGAGACAAAACCAGAACAATGTTTACAGCAGAACTATCTGCGAACAGCTCAAAGTGTTGGGTGAACTGAAGCCAATCTGACCAGAATAGCTCTGTGGCATTTAGATAGTGAGTCAAAGCTGATTTAACTTCACCCACTTCAAACTGcgctctttctctgtctgtcccccGTCACTGCTCACTTTCCACTTTCCATGTCTCACCCACTCTGTAACACTCCCTCAAACCTGAAACACTTGTGCATAGTTTGTAGAATTTCTCATGGACAAAGCGGAAACTATCTTAGTTGAGTCCAATCTCAAAAGTTGAAACCCAACAGTATTTAACTTCAAACTATAACTGAAAACAAGGAAATCTGGCCAGAAAATGATAACAATATCAATGGCTTCCTTTTTCAGTAAGTTCTTGGCGCTAATGATGTTGGAAGGTCAACAGGGTGACTGACACTGAGAAAGCTGTTACTAAATGGCAGTGCTTCTCAAACTGTGTAGCTGATGAGCccttaacataaaaaaataaatggtgaACAGTGCTCCTCCTTTAGGGGTATTTCACTTCATTAAGAGGCAGAACAAGGGATGCTTCATAAACACGAGGTTGAATATTCACTGCATCACcagaaaaattaaatcaaaaataaGTACTCTAGCTGTTAATAGGTGTGCATGaacttcttttgttgttttcagtgatTCTGTCTAATAATTGTTAGATCCATTGAAGTACTGGTTAGCCTGAACAATGGACAATCCTACATCTCCAGTCCCATCACCATCTACGCCACAACATGTGTGAGTATCAATCATATAAACGACAGGTTAGTTTGAGGTTTGAAGGAGATTGGTGGATTTGCATAATTTATACTAGAGTTCAGAATAAAGTATTAGCTCATGATATGATACTTTCATCTTTACAATATCAATACAGGCCATTCTTGTGTAGCCAATCAGTCACCTTTTACCCATCATGTCTCCTGTTATAATTGAGGAGGAACACTTGCCTCTTTAAAATGGGAAAATACGTATCTCtgaataaagacacacacatggcTCAGTTGTATTGGCGCCAGTGTAACAACAACACAAGGTACATAAACATATCTCCAGGTGTATGGTGTTGTCTGTTGCtgattagtgtgtgtttgttgcagtCAGATGGGACCTGGGTGCTCTGGTTGCTGTTGGCTCTGTTGCTGTTACTGGCTCTGGTTTTACTCTGGTGGTTCTGGCCTCTCTGCTGCACTGTGGTGAGTTTACACACTAGGTATTTGTGCGTATATCTCCAATTCAGGCCTTGTGGAAGCACGAGCTACAGTTATGTGGTATTGTTATTTATAGAAGGAGCCAATAAGTTTAAGTTTTTTGAGTTAGTGTTGCAATTTAGCCAGGGTTCCTGTCATAACACTGCTATTCTTTTGTCCATGTAGACAATGTTAAGGGACTGTTGTTTTATTACTTTGTCGTATTGTTTCttacaggtgatcagagacccACCCCCCTCTCGCCCACCTCCCCCACCTCCCGTCATTGTGAGTAGACagttgaaaaacaaatttctcTTACAATATTATTTTCGGCTCAAAGCTTGGGGTTTACCACGTGTTGCCATTTTGGAAGCGACTGGAGTGACTCTGTATTTCAAGAAGCAGAGTAGGGATTTCCTGAATagaaggaaagagaagagaaacaaGTATGAAGAGGTCAAAAACCCAGCAACACTTAAAGagtagtataaagagcgactTTACGCCAAGACCACCATGTTTTGGCATGTAGCCTTCACTAGAAATTCAATTTTAAAACTTGAGTTATGTGTTTAAGGAAGGGAATCTATTTTTGTGGCAAATTTGTTTTATAGAAAGTTCTCTGTTGGCATTGTAGTGTTACATATAAGAAGTGATGTTCCTGGTAAATGTTTCCCCACTGCAACTACATTTTCAGTGTCTTATAAATCCTTGTGGGCTTTTATGTGCATTACACAATACGCGTGAATGAAGCAAACACACTTCTAAACATTCCTCTCTTTAAGCCTTACtctctttttaataaaataatataaatagtgTCATTAGCTAAGACCGTAAtgtagaaaaatgttttcatttgaagAGGGAAGCTTAGTTTTTGAATAGATCTTGTGCTTAAGACTTTAGTGGTACTGCATCACTTGAGCGTGGTGTTGactcatttcaaaatgtttgtcaCAGCATTAATATTCATATTAAGTTTGTGTAGGACTGAATGCCTTGGCCTAAAATGTAGATCATAATTAAAATTTTGGATAGTAACAGTATAAAATTTTGTGTAATCATTTAAAAGGTTATGTTATTTgaattttcttctgttttcaagGAGCCAGAAGAAGATCTTTTGCCCAAACACAGGTGGCCTACAGTGGATGCTTCATACTATGGAGGCAGAGGTCCTGGAGGGATCAAACGCATggaggtaaaataaaaatacagaaacactaatcagttaagtttaattttgtatttttaccaACATTCATTTAGGCAAACTTAAACGTTATAATGAAGTTTTCATGAACATACACATTATTATTGGGGAGATCTCATCTGTGTTGATTGAGTGTCTCTGACACCATGCTGCCACTAACACACGTCTGACATTTATACCCGTGGTGTGCAGGTGCGTTGGGGGGAGAAGGGGTCCACAGAGGAAGGGTCACGGCTAGAGAAAGCCAAAAATGCTGTCATCACCATGCcagaggaagtggaggagcCCATCATACCCCGACCCCCACCACGACCTCCTCCAGTCTACAACCCCCAACAGTCCAAATGGTATACTCCCATCAAGGTGAGACAATAGCCTCATTAATCACCAATCATTAATGATCTCTTTGCATTAGGTGATGTCTGTCTTTAGTGTGTGAACTTGTACTCATCAACCTTGCATATTGGTAGATATACCGCATCAAGAATTCCAAATATATATAATTCTCAATATATCACTGCCGTTccttcacatgcacacatgtataTCTAAATGCTTTGATGAACATTCTTTATCTGTATTTTTAGGGGCGTTTTGATGCGTTGCTGGCATTACTGAGGAGACAGTACAACAGAGTGGCAATCATGAGACCGACATCGCAGGACAAGGTGAGAAACATCTGCAGTACTTCGCTCCGAAAACAATTCAGCCCTTTAGTCGGATGAAAGAAAACATTGCTGCTTATTAATTTTGAATATGTTGTAATTTCTTTTAGTCGAACTGTCTGCAGTCACCAAGgaataaaacagtttttgctATGAAGTGTCACCAGTTAATTTGATGAGAAAATGGATCCACCCTCTTGACTCCACAATGATTTGAttagacaataacagaaaatgATACGGATCACTCTTCCCCCTCTAATTATCTACCCAACAGACAAATAACAGCTTACTGAATCAACTCAGTTGTTATAAATAACAGTCTAAATGTCAGCGCTTGCAGAGTGCGTcatcaaacacagctttaaTAAGCTACAGGCCCTCCAATGATTTAGgattgttttcttctgatcTGATATTGATGATTTATCTTCATATTTTGTCCCTCTGTGTGTTTCAACATTTCAATCATAAATGGCATAAAATTTGGAAGGATGCTGCATTTTCACACTGTGGTCAAGTGTTTAAATGCGTTATGCCCTCATGGGCCCAAATAGTTAAAAGAAGAATGCATTTTGGCTGCgtttttttaaaggttcagtggtGAAGGTTGCAAATTACAATTAGTGGTtcggtgcattcatgtgctcttctgatggtcccatttcctgagttgtgaagtcgttcttccaacttcagggtgtgttaatGTGCTCCTAAGTTGgtatgtggaatcaacatggacatGGACACACATACATCTAGTTccctctacatggacagcaaactatgTAAATGCAATACATGATTTTGcacgaatcaaagttctgtatacttctatatgtcccatgtacactttatttctctctttgcaataaagattttaGGAGGAAAAACAGATTTGGTTATTCCAActccacatgaatgcaccatcagtcaccgctcaaCCATCCCTTTCTAACATTActtcttctttgtatgtattcaatgtagtgatgaaatgcgctctgtagagACTTTTGTCCGTTGGTGTTACTGTAGAAACACGGCAGCACAACATGCTGACATCCATGTAAGGGTACCCGTGCTGTATGTAGATACAAATGCctcattctaaggtaaaaacggttcattatgtaaggacaccactgaaaacatcctcctaaatattacacactgaacctttaaagcaaGAAATTGGCCTGATGCAGGTGCAAGGCTTAAACGTGAACAGGTTTCTGCAGAAGATGCAACATTTTACTTGATTTGAAggttttttctttcatttataaattatgTTGACATTTTGGCAGGTAATGGATCATGATGGCTTGCATTTATGCTAATTCAAAAACATTAACTCTGCTTGCTTGTGTTGTTATATATCATACTGTTTCAAAACTAAATTTTTGGTTAATATTTTACTGCAGAAGGTATCTACATGTGAATGTAgtgtctgtcttttgtttttgtttgtctccaGGGCCGCTGCATTAACTTCACCAGAGTTCAGAGTCACTGATGTTCAAACATGAGGATCAACGCTTTTCACTTACAGTTTTTGGCCAAGGACGACACATTCAAGAGCTAAACGTTAAGATTCAATGtgtattgtaaataaatgtgtttacttaTATCTTGGTGTTATTGCATTGAGGTATCGTTGACCTGTTTTATTACTTGTGTTTGTATCAGTTAAAaccaaagaaaagaacacattaGTCAGTTATTCCgtttatttgaaagaaaaaatataattctCTTTTCACAAAGACCTTCAGTATAAGTACCCTGACTGGTAACACAAAtgatacacacataaaaaaagattGAAAGAAGCACAGATGAGAAAAACACTTCTAAATGAAACATgagcttttttaaaatcatacaaATAGCGTCACTTTCACTCACAGGCAGATTTTAAAGGCGCACATCAAGATCACGTCATTACGGATGagatgaagaggagggtgaGGTTTCTGTTTGTATTTAAGCTGCACATACACACCTCAGTTTGTGCTTCATTCAGACGCAAAACACTTCTTTGTCATACATGAACTGGTGTTGTCTTAACTAGTTGTCTTAACTAAATAGCTTACCAATGCAGAGCCAGCCAACCAGCAACAAGCTCGTGGTGAAACAGATAAAGTACatgaggaaaaaacattttaacttctgatacaaaaaacaacaatgtaataCTGTATAGAAAGACACCTTAAAAATAGGAGTCACTGTATCCTATAATACAATACACAAGAACCCACTGAAGTGCATTTCATTTACCTTGCATGATTAGCATAATGTTGCTGACACAATTTTGCATCACCAATACGGAGTCAAAGTGCGCACGCCACAGCATGTTTACAACCAAACAGCATGATTAATGAAAACGGTCTATCTAAAATGTGTTGGGAAATCTGCAGCTGATGTACTGACTTGTGTTTAAATTAGATAAAAGGCTTGAATGAAATAGCTGGAAACTGGTGCTGCTGTGTGCAAACTGAGAGCAAATGGACTGGATGTGGTGCAGTGGCTGCTCAAGATGTTAAAATCAACACAAGACAACAATGCATACAGCACCACTTCTAAAGCAGCTGTCAGCCTGTTACTTATAATACAAATCAATGAAAATCAGCTCTTCCTTTCGGAGTGGATGTTTCCTCTCTTTGTGGTTTTTGACCGAACTCAGCCAGGACATCCGCAGGGAAGCAGCGCTAATGTTGCAATATAACCAATCGGGTCCATGTGTGTCTGATACAGAGACTAAACCAGCCCCTCGTGCTTATAAGCATGAATCCCTCCACAATATGAAGCTGTTTCGCCGTGATGAAGGTAAACTGGAGATATAAACAAGATCCACACATGTTCTGCAGTGAAATCCAAGCACCTTGGACAGAActggaaggagaagaagaagcacaGCTGACGATCCAAATCAGTAATCCCAGCTCCTGTTGGGAATCCTTTAGGTTCAAATGATTCCAGTTCCTGAACGCTTGCAAGGCAGAGGGTTATAGTAATAACTGCAGCGTTATGGTCCTTTGGCACTGGGTGGTCATCAAGGATCTGATTTATAAATCATTTATGCTCCTTGTAAGCCTCAAAGCCCACATATTGTAATATGTTCTTCTGTTCATCTGTGAGAATAATGGCAGAGCTACGTTTGTACTCCTGTAGATCAGTATTTGTCCAAGGCCTAAAATATGGCCATGGGGATGTAAAAAAGTGTCCAAAGATAATATGGAGGAAGCTGTAGCTTTAAAGGACCTCGTTCATTTACAGTCATACGGAGGATTGTCATTCTCTTAGGATCGATTCTCTCGATGCAGAAGGGAAGATCTGTGTAAAAGAACATAGATAATCAGCGTCAATACGTTGATTTGTTATATGTTAGGGTTCAGACTTCATTGTTctggagtgtgtgcatgtgtgtgtacacccACCTAAGAGACCTACGACTGTCTTTCTCCATGTTGTTCTCGGGTCCTTCACTCTCATAGGAAGCCAGATGCAGCTCTGCAGccataaaacaagacaaagccTGACTTTAATTTGTCCTCCGACTTGGTGCAAACTTCCGGACGGTAAACGCAGAGAATATTGTATACTGACCGTCTTCGCTGAAGACAGGCGTGGTGACGAGGTACTGGAGGATCCGGCGGTCTCTGTCAAACGGACAAACCACCTGACGCCATACCAGGAACTCGCTCACCTGCTTTGCAAGTTCCCACAGTTTCTGTTGGGACACAGTGACAACAGACTTTATTCACAAACTGACACCGGTTTAACAAAATGCATGTGGCTGGCTCTTGCAGCTCCAGGAAATACACAAATACCATTAAGATCATGAAGCACAAAAAGAAGATTGTCAGCAGTAAAACTGTTTGTTAATACCATCggagtaaaaaagtaaaaaagtaaatgtaatacTATTTTTAGCCACAAGGGGGAGACGTTAGATCACATGTAAAAGCCTCTTAACAAAGCCCATTACTGTGTAGTAGTTATATCATTTCACAGTGAATGATCAAATATTACTGTGTTTAAATAagcttctatttttttttcaccattaatataataaaacctGTCATTTTAATTGTGGACTTACCTCAAAGTTAATGTGTCCGTTGGACAGCCTGCTGGCACAGCCTTCATTCAGGAAGTAGATATCTTTAATGAGGAGACTGAAGAAAGGAATCACAATCTGGAGGAAAGAGGCAACAGCAAGTTTATattgacattttacatttagggctttaggttttttttctttctagaAGAATCCAGTGTGCTCTCCTACCTTCTCCTGGCTGCTGTGTGCGGTCTCAGACCTCTGGGTGGCGCCACGTAGCGCAGTGCGGTAGTTGCTGAAGTTACTGGAAGGGTCCATCTGGTGCTGCATGAggtcagacagagacagacattgatcaaacacatatacatacatttttagcAAACAATGTAATTGCAACATAAAATCTTCAATCCACTTTATCACCAATGTATTCAGATTTTTACCTCCAGAATTTCGAACTTGTCGGTGTTGACTTTACTCCACGTTTTCCTCAGTCTGGCAACTGGACTCATGTTCATCCCagctgagagacagagatagtGTGAGTATACAGTGTATTTCCAGATGCAGACCTAAGAAACTGAGCGGGCAGGACTGCTTCGAGCCTCCACTAACTCAACTTGTACTTCTTGAACTACAGCCTAAATTCCGACTGGCACTATATTTGGAAAGGATGGAACAACAATTTAACTACTTCAAACACAAGCTGTGACAAAGTGGTTTGTGAAATCAAGAATAAAGCTGATTCCTGCTGTATGTGGGGATGCTGCAGGATCTACTATCTTTATAATGTGTGCCGATACAGGTTTAAGCACCCTGGTGATTCTGCACAGAAATCACTTGTCATCCAAGCAGTCTTGGGGATGGAGCTATGTTGGCTGCATTTCATTGGTTAAATGTGAGTTTCTGTATGTCCGATACTCACTGATGATGGCCATGAGGGAGTTGAAGTTGCCGATGTTGAAACACTCCTGAGCCACGTCAATGAAGAACTCGATGATCCGTGCTCtgtgcttcttcttcactgGCTGTAATGAGAGAACACAACAGGAGGTGAATCACAGACTCCTTCGTCGCCTGCCAATAAATATCTGGACAATTTCAACCTTAATcattttttataaatacatgttttctgaGCAGAAACCAGATATTGATTATGCTACAGGAGAAGTTTAAggcattttgttgttttattaagttttgttttgtaagcATTGTGAAGTTGTTCCTTGGTCCATAATTATTTATATCAAACCCTAAATGGTCAACTGCTGCCTGTTTCAGAATGAAGCATAGATGAATAGCTGAAACTTGCCAAATAAACAACAAGAGCCCTGGTGTGTGTAAAACTGACTTATAGCAGAGATTTCTGAACTTTAAGTACAACATACCATACAGATCTCAGTGGCCACCAGGTAACTCAATCTGTTGAACCAGTTGATGTAGGCCTCCAGGTTACTGGTCTTGCGCTTCCGGAAGAAacccttaaaaaacaaaaatgatggaGAAGACACATTTACTCACATGCATGTCCACAGAATTACAATTATACATGTTGTTAGGGGTTTTATCAGTATTTCCATATCATTCTTTCagtatttcattgttttatggACTAAAGTATTTTAGCAAGAAAGCTGAACTGGGTTGTGGGCTTTTAATACATTCACACTGTTTAATTCATGAAAAAAGCTACCCTTACTAGATTTTTCTGGAGTTCTCAACTGTATCACATGGTTCCCCTCAGCAGATGGTGCTAAGAGTACTGACAAAAGCACTGAGTAATAATGCACAGCAAATACTGAACTGAACTCTGTTTGCTGAGGAATACCATAAGATGCCGATGAAAGCCCTGGAAACAGCTGGACCTCAAGTTAAGATTTTTTTGTTATGATTaattttttggctttttttgtgGTATGTTGAGCACgttttaattttttatctttCTATCAAAATCTGACCAGACAAATTCTGCTCAGCTCATACCTTTCTTAAGAGTAGCCACTAAATCATTTTATAAAAAAGGAACCCAAGGAAACAGATTGCTGCTGCTTGACAGCCCTCACACCCACTCAACCGTGGACCTGCACAGTGGAGTCTGTGACGTGTCTATTGTTATTCCCATCTCATTTCCAGAGACAGTCAGCAGTGGACCTGTTCGCCAGAGgaacttttatataaataaacattataaaagCGCATTAAATAACCTTGACTTGGCCGTGATGATGTAATCCCAGAGATTCATGGCTCCATTAAATGCTTACACAACACCGGCAGCCCACTCCACTCCAAGCTTCCCCTCTACACTTCAGGACCCCTTACGCTGACTCAACCACTCTTTTATACAAAGTAGGTCTTATATAAGTGGCGCAGTACCGGTGAGGGCCGAGATGCAGCACGGTCACATACAACATATCAAAGCTTGTTCTCAGCAGTACTGATTGAAAACGACCCTTCAGCTGACTCACAGGACCACTTAGGAGGGAAAGAGCCCTTAGATGCACATAGACGCACACAGAATGGCACTTTCATACTGTGTCTgatgcattttcaaaaaaaaataaaaagctacaCAAATTCGCATGTATCTGCCAGTGGGATCTTTCATGTGGCTTCTAAAGCAAATTAACTTGAACTGAAGCAGACCACAAATTACACGCAAAGCAGACCCAAAATGAAGACACttgaaatcaaaataataaaggaTGACTTGAAAATGACTACAATCTGGGGCTTTTCTGTATCGTTCTTTTGATGTTGATAATTATAAACATGTTTCTGTATTCTTAAGCCGCCTTTACACAGAAAAAGCTGTATGCAGCAAGCCATGGCTGTTAAATCCATCAGTCCGTTCATTCTGACTGGAATGAGTTAGTTTAATTTGAATGGTTTTGTGAAATCACTCATTTAATCTCGTAGTAGAAAGTAAGTCATTtacaaatcattttaatcagcaacataaaatactataaggaaaaaggaaatgagGAACAAATCACATCTAAGAAATAAGTTTTCTGGTTGAGAGGTCGTGATTATGTTTACTCTCTGACAGGGTTGTGATAATGTGAAGCTGAAATATCTTCAGCTATGGTGTCCAAAAACAAGCTGAAGaaactggagagagagacagagctaaAACACGGCGTGTGTTCATCCAAACTCAATTGTACCTTGTGGTTCTCCAGAGGATCCTTCATGGCGAATGTCTGGATGAACTCTTCAGGACCAATAAAACTTAATCTGTCCTGAAGGCAGAGAACAGGGAGAGAAAACCATCAGGACAACAATAACTGTAATTTATGACAAAAGACTGGAGATGGTGGTAAAAAAAATTTGTGACGAAGGTGGGCTGTAACTTCAATAAAGGGtcattacaaaaacaacaagttatTCAAATCAGTAAAAGTTAGTGTAATGTCCTCTACAAAGTGGTTTAAAGATTAGGGCTgccagaaaaaaacagcacataACTGAAAGCAATAAAATCTTTAAGAGACTATAGATAAACTTTCTATATGCACAGCTGCAGCAAAACAGACCACACAAAGGGGTTtaaaggaaaacaataaaactgaaaataacaatcgtaaaacaacaattcTGTCAAGTCAATACACAAGCAGAAAAAGcagtttaacatttttattaagtCTATAAATGTGTGTTCTTAAACACTGCTTTCACAGCACCAAAATAACAAATCTTCTAAATTTAGATGAGTTTACAAGGCCTGTAAAAAAGTATCTGCAGATCTGTCTCCAGATCTCATAACAGATGATTACACAGAAGAATTATGACGCATCGCAACTCTAAATATGAACAGATAAATAGAATAAGAGTCCCAAATCTTACCAGCTCAATGTGTGTGAGCTGCTGGGCGAGGATGAAGGGGTCATCACAGACGCTCATTACATCACTTCGCTGCCCCGAGGCCTGTTTGCTTTTCAGGGAAGCGGGCCGCTCCATTGCCACAGCGTTGAGCGCTGCAACAGCCTCCTCATACTGGCCGAGGGCAGATAGACGTTTGATCAGCCGCTGGGTCATCTGCTGCATGGCTCGCCAAGAGTACTGGAAGCATGACACAAACATAACACTAATCATTAGATGTACAGTCATGCTAGCTGCTCTGggaggctgtacttaggcacagaggtgctttgagctaaacgcTAATAATctcagtgacaatgctaacacgctgatgtttagcaggtataatgtttgtCATATTCACCATTTTAGTAtagagtgttagcatgctaacatttgcactTAACACAGTACTGATGGGGCTGAATTCAGTCATAAACCAAACGTTTGGACAAATTAGCATTATGACCTGATGAAAGCGCTGGTTGAAACATTGAGAGATCAGCAAAGTGACAAAGTAACAATTCTTCCTGGTATTTTTG of Micropterus dolomieu isolate WLL.071019.BEF.003 ecotype Adirondacks linkage group LG13, ASM2129224v1, whole genome shotgun sequence contains these proteins:
- the LOC123981294 gene encoding ras-GEF domain-containing family member 1B-B-like, encoding MPPTTPYAGKFNSYGNNNNNHPQPHSPYRSGTAPKPTKESVYNGAYSSSENPYDIPQPHTSYRSSSVSSVTAKEHHYNSCALSENPYSSSQPHSPRQHSTSCPGRAYRHTSSSSGSEQSCRNNSVSAKGRLYGHGVTASYGEMCYHDNSLVSASLEALIQHLVPTVDYYPDRSYVFTFLLSSRLFLHPYELMTRVCHLCVEQQRSGDTLLDKIRFREVAPKLVQLLTEWTETFPYDFRDERMMRCLKDMTHHVARGDEYSWRAMQQMTQRLIKRLSALGQYEEAVAALNAVAMERPASLKSKQASGQRSDVMSVCDDPFILAQQLTHIELDRLSFIGPEEFIQTFAMKDPLENHKGFFRKRKTSNLEAYINWFNRLSYLVATEICMPVKKKHRARIIEFFIDVAQECFNIGNFNSLMAIITGMNMSPVARLRKTWSKVNTDKFEILEHQMDPSSNFSNYRTALRGATQRSETAHSSQEKIVIPFFSLLIKDIYFLNEGCASRLSNGHINFEKLWELAKQVSEFLVWRQVVCPFDRDRRILQYLVTTPVFSEDELHLASYESEGPENNMEKDSRRSLRSSLLHRENRS